The Niallia alba genome includes a window with the following:
- the rluB gene encoding 23S rRNA pseudouridine(2605) synthase RluB has product MERLQKVIAHAGIASRRKAEELIVEGKVKVNGKTVKELGVKVGSNDKIEVNGIPVEREEPVYFILYKPRGVISSVNDDKGRKVVTDYFSEIEARIYPIGRLDYDTSGIILLTNDGEFANIMMHPKGEIEKVYVAKVKGIPAREKVKQLERGIMLEDGKTAPAKAKILSVDKKKGTSIVELKIHEGRNRQVRRMFEAIGTPVMKLKRERYSFLNLNGLQPGDARELTAHEVKLLRAEAQKKKG; this is encoded by the coding sequence ATGGAAAGACTACAAAAAGTAATTGCCCATGCGGGAATTGCATCAAGAAGAAAAGCAGAGGAATTAATTGTTGAAGGAAAAGTAAAAGTAAATGGAAAAACAGTGAAAGAATTAGGGGTGAAAGTAGGTTCTAATGATAAAATTGAAGTAAATGGCATCCCTGTTGAGAGAGAAGAACCGGTTTATTTTATTCTATATAAACCAAGAGGCGTAATCTCAAGTGTTAATGATGATAAAGGACGAAAAGTTGTCACTGATTATTTTTCTGAAATTGAAGCAAGAATTTATCCGATAGGACGCTTAGACTATGATACATCAGGCATTATTCTTTTAACGAATGACGGAGAATTTGCAAATATTATGATGCATCCAAAAGGAGAAATTGAAAAGGTATACGTTGCAAAAGTAAAAGGTATTCCTGCTCGTGAGAAAGTAAAACAACTTGAAAGAGGAATTATGCTAGAGGACGGTAAAACTGCGCCTGCCAAAGCAAAAATTCTTTCTGTCGATAAGAAAAAAGGAACAAGCATTGTGGAATTAAAAATTCATGAAGGAAGAAACCGTCAAGTAAGAAGAATGTTTGAAGCAATTGGAACACCTGTTATGAAATTAAAAAGGGAGAGATACTCTTTCTTAAACTTAAATGGCTTACAGCCTGGTGACGCTCGTGAACTCACTGCACATGAAGTGAAATTGTTAAGAGCAGAAGCTCAAAAGAAAAAGGGCTAA
- a CDS encoding GNAT family N-acetyltransferase, which translates to MIIRYKKAFEKIAMGLLSFMPAEKDLKVLQQTIKQYESEENWQLFLWKDEEDIIGLIGVIFEDESSITIQHISVNPSHRHQGVGKAMVQAVKGLYPNRTMKSNELIVNFLSKCNDGVQVDK; encoded by the coding sequence ATGATTATTCGATATAAAAAGGCATTTGAAAAGATTGCAATGGGTTTACTATCTTTTATGCCTGCAGAAAAGGATTTAAAAGTATTACAACAAACAATTAAACAATATGAGTCGGAAGAAAATTGGCAGTTATTTTTATGGAAAGATGAAGAAGATATTATTGGTTTAATCGGTGTTATTTTTGAAGATGAATCTTCTATCACCATTCAGCATATATCTGTCAATCCCTCTCATAGGCATCAAGGGGTTGGGAAGGCTATGGTACAGGCGGTAAAAGGGCTTTATCCTAATCGAACGATGAAATCAAATGAGTTAATTGTAAATTTTTTATCTAAGTGTAATGACGGAGTTCAAGTAGATAAATAG
- a CDS encoding response regulator transcription factor, which translates to MEKEIKILVVDDEERIRRLLKMYLEREEFVVEEAEDGMSALSKALNTDYDVILLDLMMPGKDGMEVCKELREKKTTPVIMLTAKGEEVNRVQGFEVGTDDYIVKPFSPREVVLRVKALLRRSTKTTFEQSDSSSKDVIIFPALTIDHDAHRVLASGKEVGLTPKEYELLYFLAKSPDKVFDRELLLKEVWHYEFFGDLRTVDTHVKRLREKLNRVSEEAASMIVTVWGVGYKFEVNNG; encoded by the coding sequence ATGGAGAAAGAAATTAAAATCCTTGTGGTAGATGACGAAGAAAGAATTAGACGTCTTCTAAAAATGTACTTAGAAAGAGAAGAGTTTGTGGTGGAAGAAGCGGAAGATGGAATGAGCGCCCTTTCTAAGGCATTAAACACAGATTATGATGTTATCTTACTCGATCTGATGATGCCTGGGAAAGATGGTATGGAGGTATGTAAGGAGTTAAGAGAAAAGAAAACTACTCCTGTAATCATGCTTACTGCTAAAGGAGAAGAAGTAAATAGAGTTCAAGGATTTGAAGTTGGAACGGATGATTATATCGTAAAGCCATTTAGTCCAAGAGAAGTAGTTTTGCGAGTGAAAGCTCTGTTGCGTCGCTCTACAAAAACGACATTTGAACAAAGTGATAGTTCTTCAAAGGATGTTATCATCTTTCCAGCTTTAACAATAGATCATGATGCACATCGCGTATTGGCAAGTGGGAAGGAAGTGGGCCTAACTCCAAAGGAATATGAATTGTTGTATTTCTTAGCTAAATCACCAGATAAAGTATTTGACCGGGAATTATTATTAAAAGAAGTATGGCATTATGAATTTTTCGGTGATTTAAGAACAGTAGATACACATGTGAAACGATTAAGAGAAAAACTCAATCGTGTTTCAGAAGAAGCGGCTAGCATGATTGTAACTGTTTGGGGAGTAGGCTATAAGTTTGAGGTTAACAATGGATGA
- a CDS encoding ATP-binding protein: MKFWRSVVFKLWITFLLLVSVVLTILTIMLLEYFEQYYKEQTETELTNTATKISEIMKEHNNQTRLEIVRELLDPSTGAIIVSAPDQVYYYPESRMQELSYSFIKGNEALNNVITSNKTAVVMTKLNNKDNIPEQVAIVGSPLHVNGEDGAVFIYQSLQSMNESKQSTAKFIVLAAVIAIILTTIFAFFLLTRITAPLRKMREAAFEVAQGNFAAKVPIMAQDEIGELSIAFNEMARKLNFNMNALSQEKEQLDNILSGMADGVLTLNRNGGLLLTNPPAEKFLQHWYYEKGELSDMQAQIPDELRKLFQLAVHTGNEQIDEVTLQGRNWVMIVSPLYNKKDIRGAIVVIRDMTEERKLDKLRIDFIANISHELRTPISMLQGYSEAIVDDIAESEEEKREMARVIYDESLRMGRLVNEFLDLARMETGYIELRKEPIDLYPFINRVARKFNAVAKEKEITLTVSVTEDIGEYDLDPDRVEQVLTNIMDNSMRHTPSDGTVFLRGRSDDYGVYIEIEDTGSGIPEEDLPYVFERFYKADKARTRGNAGTGLGLAIVKNIIDAHGGDISVYSKYGRGTTFFIFLPRNREEN; the protein is encoded by the coding sequence ATGAAATTTTGGCGAAGCGTAGTATTTAAGCTTTGGATCACCTTTTTATTACTAGTTTCCGTAGTACTAACGATTTTAACAATCATGCTTCTTGAGTATTTTGAACAATACTATAAGGAGCAAACAGAAACGGAATTAACCAATACAGCCACAAAAATATCCGAAATTATGAAAGAGCATAATAATCAAACTAGATTGGAAATTGTGCGGGAACTTTTGGATCCTTCAACAGGAGCAATTATTGTTTCCGCTCCAGATCAAGTCTATTATTACCCAGAGAGTCGCATGCAGGAACTTTCCTATTCTTTCATTAAGGGAAATGAAGCTTTAAATAACGTGATAACAAGTAATAAGACAGCGGTCGTTATGACAAAATTAAACAATAAAGACAATATACCTGAACAGGTAGCAATTGTGGGGTCTCCTCTTCATGTGAATGGGGAGGACGGAGCTGTTTTTATCTATCAGTCCTTACAATCGATGAATGAATCTAAACAATCCACAGCAAAATTCATTGTTTTAGCTGCCGTAATTGCCATTATTTTAACGACGATATTTGCCTTTTTCTTATTAACAAGAATCACTGCCCCGTTAAGAAAGATGCGAGAAGCGGCATTTGAAGTAGCTCAAGGTAATTTTGCGGCAAAAGTTCCTATCATGGCTCAGGATGAAATTGGTGAACTTTCGATTGCATTCAATGAAATGGCTAGAAAATTAAATTTTAATATGAATGCCTTAAGCCAAGAAAAGGAACAGCTAGACAATATTTTAAGTGGAATGGCAGATGGTGTGCTAACACTTAATCGAAATGGCGGTTTATTGCTTACCAATCCGCCTGCTGAAAAATTTCTACAGCATTGGTATTATGAAAAAGGCGAATTGAGCGATATGCAAGCTCAAATACCGGATGAATTGCGGAAATTATTTCAGCTTGCAGTTCATACAGGTAATGAACAAATAGATGAAGTAACTTTACAAGGTAGGAACTGGGTCATGATTGTTAGTCCTCTTTATAACAAAAAGGATATTAGAGGAGCAATTGTTGTTATTCGCGATATGACAGAAGAGCGTAAGCTAGATAAACTTCGAATTGATTTTATTGCAAATATATCTCATGAACTCAGAACGCCGATAAGTATGTTACAAGGGTATAGTGAGGCAATTGTGGATGATATTGCTGAATCAGAGGAAGAAAAAAGAGAAATGGCTCGGGTAATCTATGATGAGTCCTTACGAATGGGGCGTCTAGTTAACGAATTTTTAGATTTAGCCCGAATGGAAACTGGCTATATTGAGCTGAGAAAGGAACCAATTGATCTATATCCATTTATCAACCGAGTAGCTAGAAAGTTTAATGCAGTCGCTAAAGAGAAAGAAATAACGCTTACTGTCTCTGTTACCGAAGATATTGGCGAATATGACCTTGATCCAGATCGTGTCGAGCAAGTTTTAACCAATATAATGGATAATAGTATGCGACATACGCCAAGTGATGGAACTGTCTTTTTACGAGGTAGATCGGATGATTATGGAGTATATATAGAGATTGAAGATACGGGTTCTGGTATTCCTGAGGAGGATTTACCATATGTGTTTGAGCGTTTTTATAAAGCGGATAAAGCAAGAACAAGAGGGAATGCTGGGACAGGCTTAGGATTAGCTATTGTCAAAAATATTATTGATGCACATGGTGGCGATATTTCTGTTTATAGTAAATATGGTCGAGGAACGACATTTTTTATCTTTTTACCTCGAAATAGAGAAGAAAATTAG
- a CDS encoding DUF309 domain-containing protein produces the protein MYPTEYMQFLVHFHGDQDFFECHEILEDFWKKVDSRNKESIWVGFILIAVSCYHHRRENFMGAEKTIQKSRKLLEKKKEAIRELGLDDTRIILLLKNQEDCIKNKQVFFPYHLPISDPQLERKCAQLAHSMGMKWKKSEPIPLEIVHRHVMRDRSIVIKEREQALEKKKRQW, from the coding sequence ATGTATCCAACGGAATATATGCAATTTCTTGTTCATTTTCATGGTGATCAAGACTTTTTCGAATGTCATGAGATCTTAGAAGATTTTTGGAAAAAGGTTGATAGTCGTAACAAAGAGTCTATTTGGGTAGGATTTATTCTTATAGCAGTCTCTTGCTACCATCACCGCAGAGAAAATTTTATGGGCGCCGAAAAAACGATACAAAAGAGCAGAAAACTATTGGAAAAGAAAAAAGAGGCAATAAGAGAATTAGGTCTTGATGATACAAGAATAATCCTTTTATTAAAGAATCAAGAGGATTGTATTAAAAATAAGCAGGTCTTCTTTCCATATCATTTACCTATTTCTGACCCACAGTTAGAAAGAAAATGTGCTCAATTAGCACATTCCATGGGGATGAAATGGAAAAAAAGTGAGCCAATTCCTTTGGAAATCGTTCACCGACATGTTATGCGTGATAGAAGTATCGTTATAAAAGAGCGCGAACAAGCACTCGAGAAAAAGAAAAGACAATGGTAA
- a CDS encoding segregation/condensation protein A, producing the protein MHYNVKIDSFEGPLDLLLHLINKLEIDIYDINVAEITEQYLDYVHAMQVLQLDVASEFLVMAATLLAIKSKMLLPKHEEDLLDDDLMYEPEEDSREELIERLVEYRKFKEAADDLKEMELERGLIFTKPPSDLSDFSLNKEENAKQELDVSLYDMLAAFQKLLKRKKLQVPLATKITRQEIPIENRMEEIVGFLRNKKGRISFDELFPIATKSHIVVTFLAILELLKRRQVFVEQEGNFADIFVMGKEVE; encoded by the coding sequence ATGCATTATAATGTGAAAATTGATAGTTTTGAAGGACCACTAGATTTGCTTCTTCATTTAATCAATAAATTGGAAATTGATATTTATGATATTAACGTGGCAGAAATTACAGAACAATATTTAGATTATGTTCATGCTATGCAAGTGTTACAATTGGATGTAGCAAGTGAATTTTTGGTGATGGCAGCGACTCTTTTAGCCATTAAGAGTAAAATGCTCCTACCAAAGCATGAAGAAGATTTACTTGATGACGATTTAATGTATGAGCCAGAAGAAGATTCACGGGAAGAACTAATTGAAAGATTAGTAGAATATCGTAAATTTAAAGAGGCGGCAGACGATTTAAAAGAGATGGAATTAGAAAGAGGTCTTATTTTTACAAAACCTCCAAGTGATTTATCGGATTTCAGCTTAAATAAGGAAGAAAATGCAAAACAAGAGTTAGATGTTTCTTTATATGACATGTTAGCAGCTTTTCAAAAATTACTGAAACGAAAAAAATTACAGGTGCCATTAGCGACAAAAATCACAAGACAAGAAATACCAATAGAAAATCGCATGGAAGAAATTGTTGGGTTCTTAAGAAATAAAAAAGGGAGAATATCCTTTGATGAACTTTTTCCAATTGCGACAAAATCACATATCGTAGTGACATTTTTGGCAATTTTAGAACTTTTAAAGCGCCGGCAAGTATTTGTGGAACAGGAAGGAAACTTCGCAGATATTTTTGTAATGGGAAAGGAAGTTGAATAA
- a CDS encoding nucleoside recognition domain-containing protein, whose amino-acid sequence MVNYIWAALAIIGIVFAAINGTMDEVNKAIFSGAKEAVTICIGLISVLVFWLGMMKIAEQAGLLRKLTNLFRPFVARLFPEIPKNHPAMGYILSNMMANIFGLGNAATPLGIKAMEELKRLNGGKNTASNSMITFLALNTSSITLIPTTVIAIRMNYHSASPTDIVGPTIIATIFSCISGILIDRYFYHKRMRKG is encoded by the coding sequence ATGGTTAATTATATTTGGGCAGCCCTAGCTATTATCGGTATTGTGTTCGCAGCAATAAACGGAACGATGGATGAAGTCAACAAAGCAATATTCTCAGGAGCTAAAGAAGCAGTAACCATATGTATTGGGCTGATTAGTGTTCTTGTCTTCTGGCTCGGAATGATGAAAATAGCAGAGCAGGCAGGATTATTGCGAAAGCTTACTAACTTATTTAGACCATTTGTAGCAAGACTTTTTCCAGAGATACCAAAGAATCACCCTGCAATGGGATATATCTTGTCAAATATGATGGCAAATATCTTTGGGTTGGGAAATGCAGCAACACCGTTAGGAATTAAAGCAATGGAGGAATTGAAACGATTGAATGGGGGCAAGAATACTGCAAGCAATAGTATGATTACCTTTCTTGCCCTAAATACTTCAAGTATTACATTAATTCCAACAACAGTAATTGCAATCAGGATGAATTACCATTCTGCGTCTCCGACAGATATAGTAGGACCAACCATTATTGCCACCATTTTCTCTTGTATAAGTGGAATTTTGATTGATCGCTATTTTTATCATAAGAGAATGAGAAAAGGGTGA
- a CDS encoding DUF1002 domain-containing protein, with protein MKKNKLLLMVLAFLLLIPIPAYADVAAGDMIITLGENLTEEQKQLLLTEMKAPENAEIITVSNQEEHQYLGNYISKSLIGTRAISSSAITIGDKGTGIQVTTKNINWVTDEMYINALITAGVKDAKIYITAPIEVSGTAALTGIIKAYEVSTDTVIPEDVKQAANEEMVETANLGEDIGQEEATALMAKIKEQIAEQKPKTVEEVQTIVQDSAKELNITLTEEQLQSLISFFNKLKELNIDWNQVGNQLNEAKDKLTGYLDSEEGQGFLAKIKEVFASIVDAIKSFFS; from the coding sequence ATGAAAAAAAATAAACTTTTACTTATGGTACTTGCATTCTTACTATTAATACCGATTCCAGCTTATGCGGATGTCGCCGCTGGAGATATGATTATTACCCTTGGAGAAAACCTAACAGAGGAACAAAAGCAGCTTTTATTAACTGAAATGAAAGCTCCAGAAAATGCAGAAATTATTACTGTTTCCAATCAAGAAGAGCATCAATACTTAGGAAACTATATTTCAAAATCGTTAATTGGTACTAGAGCAATCTCTTCCTCTGCCATTACAATAGGGGACAAAGGTACCGGTATTCAAGTAACAACCAAAAATATAAACTGGGTTACCGATGAGATGTATATTAATGCCCTCATTACTGCAGGGGTAAAAGATGCAAAAATTTATATCACAGCACCTATTGAAGTTTCAGGTACTGCAGCACTGACAGGAATTATCAAAGCATATGAAGTGTCAACTGATACAGTTATCCCAGAAGACGTAAAGCAAGCTGCTAATGAAGAGATGGTAGAAACAGCAAATTTAGGAGAAGATATTGGACAAGAAGAAGCCACTGCTTTAATGGCTAAAATTAAAGAGCAAATAGCAGAGCAAAAACCAAAAACAGTAGAAGAGGTTCAAACAATTGTTCAAGATTCAGCAAAGGAACTAAATATCACACTAACCGAAGAACAATTACAGAGTCTTATTTCTTTCTTTAATAAGCTGAAAGAACTTAACATCGATTGGAATCAAGTGGGTAATCAATTAAACGAAGCGAAAGATAAGTTAACTGGCTACTTGGATAGCGAAGAAGGACAAGGATTTTTAGCAAAGATTAAAGAAGTGTTTGCAAGCATTGTGGATGCAATCAAATCTTTCTTTTCTTAA
- a CDS encoding spore maturation protein: MEIVSLISLWMIPSLIGFILLYGTFKKVPTYESFVEGGKEGIQIAFSIIPYLVGMLVSISIFRASGALEYFMSFLKPVLDFIGVPSEVAPLAIIRPISGNAALGMTSDLIATYGPDSFIGRLASVIQGSTDTTLYVLTVYFGAVGIKKMGDALKVGLLADLVGFIAAIIVVTLMFGK, translated from the coding sequence ATGGAGATTGTATCATTAATTTCATTGTGGATGATTCCTTCCCTCATAGGGTTTATTTTGTTGTACGGAACATTTAAAAAGGTACCCACATATGAAAGTTTTGTAGAAGGTGGGAAAGAAGGAATACAGATTGCTTTCTCTATTATCCCTTATTTAGTAGGAATGCTTGTTTCCATATCTATATTTCGAGCATCTGGAGCATTAGAATATTTTATGAGTTTTCTTAAGCCAGTCTTAGATTTTATCGGTGTTCCGTCGGAAGTAGCACCACTTGCGATCATTAGACCAATATCCGGAAATGCAGCATTGGGGATGACAAGCGATTTAATTGCTACCTATGGACCAGACTCGTTTATAGGAAGGCTCGCCTCTGTTATACAAGGAAGTACCGATACCACCCTTTATGTATTAACCGTCTATTTTGGAGCAGTAGGAATCAAGAAAATGGGAGACGCCTTAAAAGTAGGATTACTAGCAGATCTCGTAGGATTTATTGCAGCAATAATAGTAGTAACTTTAATGTTTGGAAAATAA
- a CDS encoding D-alanyl-D-alanine carboxypeptidase family protein, translated as MKLRKLIILTIITSILFLAVPQKSSAQMYVNAQSAILMEQDSGRVIFEKDAHTERRIASITKIMTALLAVESGKLDETVTVSNNAIKTEGSSIYLEAGEKIKLEDLVYGLMLRSGNDAAVAIAETVGGSLDGFVYLMNQKAEEIGMKHTHFANPHGLDDHEDHYSSAYDMALLTRYAMNNDTYKKIAGTESYRSESSNNKWDRVWRNKNKLLTSLYEYSTGGKTGYTKRAKRTLVSTAEKDGVEYIAVTLNDPDDWDDHINMFETAFKEYKKVQVLEEGKIKSVKNKFYKNKVYIKSDIEYPVTDKEEDLFKVEYSLLKVKKNWQKNQEYVPEIVGEAKIYLDGKLVDRTPIHFKHDKAKESKSFLDYFKNMFLAMTGVGKDG; from the coding sequence ATGAAATTACGTAAACTTATTATTCTTACGATCATTACCTCCATTCTGTTTCTTGCTGTTCCACAAAAAAGCAGTGCACAAATGTACGTCAATGCGCAAAGTGCTATCTTAATGGAACAAGATTCTGGACGAGTTATTTTTGAGAAGGATGCACATACGGAGCGAAGAATTGCTAGTATTACAAAAATAATGACAGCATTACTTGCAGTCGAGTCGGGGAAATTAGATGAAACCGTGACTGTTAGTAACAATGCAATAAAAACGGAAGGGTCGTCCATCTATTTAGAGGCAGGAGAAAAAATAAAACTAGAAGATCTTGTATATGGATTAATGCTCCGTTCTGGAAATGATGCTGCAGTTGCAATCGCAGAAACAGTGGGTGGAAGCTTAGATGGTTTTGTCTATTTAATGAATCAAAAGGCAGAAGAAATTGGTATGAAGCACACTCATTTTGCTAATCCTCACGGACTTGACGATCATGAAGACCATTATTCCTCAGCGTATGATATGGCTTTGCTTACCCGTTATGCAATGAATAATGATACATATAAAAAAATTGCTGGCACAGAAAGCTATCGTTCGGAAAGTTCAAATAATAAGTGGGATCGTGTTTGGAGAAATAAGAACAAACTATTAACGAGTCTTTATGAATATTCGACTGGGGGCAAAACTGGCTATACAAAGAGAGCGAAAAGAACGTTAGTTAGCACAGCTGAAAAAGATGGAGTTGAATATATAGCAGTAACTTTAAATGATCCAGATGACTGGGATGATCATATAAATATGTTTGAAACAGCCTTTAAAGAGTATAAAAAAGTTCAGGTTCTGGAGGAAGGGAAAATAAAATCGGTTAAAAATAAATTTTATAAGAATAAAGTTTATATCAAATCCGACATAGAATACCCTGTTACAGACAAGGAAGAAGATCTATTTAAAGTAGAATACAGTCTGTTAAAAGTTAAAAAAAATTGGCAAAAGAATCAAGAGTATGTGCCTGAAATTGTTGGAGAAGCAAAAATCTATTTAGATGGTAAGCTTGTTGATCGTACACCGATACATTTTAAGCATGATAAGGCAAAGGAATCAAAAAGCTTTTTAGATTATTTTAAGAACATGTTTTTGGCAATGACTGGGGTTGGCAAGGATGGTTAA
- the scpB gene encoding SMC-Scp complex subunit ScpB: MKVNDWKAIVESLLFAAGDEGLTIKQLMHVLEMEQLEVEQLIDELIKSYRKDKTRGISIIEIAGTYQFATKKEHSDYLKKLVESPHASTLSQAALETLAIIAYKQPITRAEIEEIRGVKTERPLHTLSAKALIKEVGRAEGAGRAILYGTTKEFLDHFGLKNLGELPPLAEKEEEFNQEEADLFFESFQQIEE, translated from the coding sequence TTGAAAGTGAATGACTGGAAAGCAATCGTTGAAAGTCTCTTATTTGCTGCAGGAGATGAAGGATTAACAATTAAGCAATTGATGCATGTGTTAGAAATGGAACAATTAGAGGTAGAACAATTAATAGATGAGCTAATTAAAAGTTATCGTAAAGATAAAACAAGAGGAATTTCTATTATTGAAATTGCTGGTACGTATCAATTTGCAACGAAGAAAGAGCATTCTGATTATCTGAAAAAATTAGTGGAATCTCCGCATGCTTCGACTTTATCACAAGCTGCTTTAGAAACGTTGGCAATCATTGCATATAAGCAGCCAATTACACGTGCTGAAATCGAAGAAATTAGAGGCGTTAAAACAGAAAGACCGCTTCATACCCTATCAGCAAAGGCACTAATTAAAGAAGTTGGTAGAGCAGAAGGAGCAGGCAGAGCAATACTTTATGGAACAACAAAAGAGTTTTTGGACCATTTCGGTTTAAAGAATTTAGGGGAACTGCCTCCGTTAGCAGAAAAAGAGGAAGAATTTAATCAAGAAGAGGCTGATTTATTTTTTGAATCTTTTCAGCAAATAGAAGAGTAA
- a CDS encoding superoxide dismutase: MSSYNEYVRNVLIWNQELKSLLEAEAVQKEESIWKRLDKFSQLMEGVQRRPIETEELIRIQHEAENLHEQMESYFAQRQQIGTIFMKEPNVAAGKHQLPKLPYAYDALEPYISKEIMELHHQKHHQSYVTGLNNAEEKLKAARKNKDYALVKHWSRELAFHGSGHYLHTIFWNNMSPKGGGEPKGILMEEINNYFGSFTAFKEHFTEAAKAVEGVGWALLVWSPRARHLEVLQSERHMLLTQWDTIPLLVLDVWEHAYYLQYKNNRGEYVDNWWDIVNWKDVENRFLKASELKWRPY; encoded by the coding sequence ATGAGTAGTTATAATGAATATGTTAGAAATGTGTTGATTTGGAATCAGGAATTAAAAAGTTTATTAGAAGCGGAAGCAGTTCAAAAGGAAGAAAGTATTTGGAAAAGGCTTGATAAGTTTTCACAGTTAATGGAAGGTGTACAGAGACGACCAATTGAAACAGAAGAATTAATTAGAATACAGCATGAAGCAGAAAATCTTCACGAACAGATGGAAAGCTATTTTGCACAGAGGCAGCAGATTGGAACGATATTTATGAAGGAACCAAACGTTGCAGCAGGGAAGCACCAATTACCTAAGTTACCTTACGCCTATGATGCTCTAGAACCTTATATCTCCAAAGAAATTATGGAGTTACATCATCAAAAGCATCATCAATCCTATGTAACAGGACTAAATAATGCAGAAGAAAAGCTGAAAGCAGCAAGAAAGAATAAGGACTATGCACTTGTAAAACATTGGTCTAGAGAACTTGCTTTCCATGGTTCGGGGCATTATCTTCATACTATCTTTTGGAATAACATGAGTCCAAAAGGTGGTGGCGAACCTAAAGGGATATTGATGGAGGAAATAAACAATTATTTTGGGAGCTTTACAGCATTTAAGGAGCATTTTACAGAGGCTGCTAAAGCAGTAGAGGGCGTTGGTTGGGCACTTCTAGTATGGTCTCCAAGAGCAAGGCATTTAGAAGTTCTTCAATCTGAACGACATATGCTGTTAACCCAGTGGGACACGATTCCCCTATTAGTACTTGATGTTTGGGAACATGCTTACTATTTGCAATACAAAAACAATAGGGGAGAATATGTAGATAATTGGTGGGATATCGTAAACTGGAAAGATGTTGAAAATAGATTTTTAAAAGCAAGTGAACTGAAGTGGAGACCTTATTAA